Genomic DNA from Acidisoma sp. PAMC 29798:
ATGCCGAGGACAATGATCTGGTCATGCACATGTATGAAAAGCTCATTTCCGAGGACAAGACCGGTTTCGAATATCTCGCTGAAGCGCATACGGTGCTGTCTGAGGCGCTGTCCTTCAACCGCGTCATTGGCCTGGCGGAAAGCGTGCCGGGGGCTGCGATGTACATGGTCCATACCAGCGCACGCACTGGCGTGGACGCCATTGCGAAATCGCGGGCGCGGGGCTTCCCGATCTACGGTGAGACGCTGCATCAATATGTGCTGTTCAATGCCGAAGACTATAAGCGGCCCAACGGCCAGATCTATCACACCTATCCATCCCTGAAATATCCGGAGGATCAGAAGGCGCTGTGGGCAGGTATGGAATCCGGCGCCTTGCAATGCGTGGCGACCGATGAGCTGTGCTGCCCGCTTGATGTGAAACTCGTCGGCAACCGTATCGACGATACCACCGGCGGCAATAGCGGCGTCGAACCGCGGGTCGCGCTGATGTACACGGAAATGGTCACCAAGCGCGGCTTCTCGCTCGAACATTTCGTCGATCTGATTTCCACCAATGCTGCCAAACTCATGGGACTTTATCCGCGCAAGGGTGTGCTCGCGGTTGGATCGGACGCAGACATTGTGCTGCTGGATCCGAAACTCGCTCATAAGATCGACGGATCGGCGCTGCATTCGGTGGATTATTCGCCGTGGGACGGCTGGGACGTCTCGATCTGGCCGAGCATGACGGTGCTGCGCGGCAAGGTCATGGTCGAAGGCGGCCAGTTCAACGGCGAACTGACGGACGGCGAATTCGTGCCCCGCGCCATCGCCCCGGAGATCCTGCAAGGGCCGGCGGTCTAACGACCGTGACCGATCTCTTGGGCTTGACGCTGCGGGAGGCGTCCGAGGCCGTGCGGCAGCGGTCGGTGTCGCCCGTCGCCCTGGTGGACGCCTATCTTGCGCGGATCACGGCAATCGACTCACAGATCACGAGCTATATTCTCGTGATGGCGGAAGAGGCGCGCACGGCGATCTTCGCAATCGGCAGCGATACCGGCGGCTCGGTGCGGTTGCCCGCAGCGGCATGCGGGCTGCAGGGGCTGAAGCCGACCTTCGGATTGGTGAGCCGCTACGGGATGCTGCCGAACTGCTGGGCTTTCGATACGGTCGGGCCGCTGTGCTGGAACGTTTGGGACTGCGCGGCAATTCTGCAGGCGATCGCCGGACCGGATCCGCTGGATCCCGTGTCGGCCGGCCAGGCCGACGACTATATGACGCATCTGGCGGATGGCGTGGCCGGCATGACGATTGGCCTCATTGCTGACGGTGACTGCGACGGAGTGCATCCGGACGCGGCCATTCTGGCCAATCTGGTTCAGGCCGCCGAGGTCTTCGTTGCAGCCGGCGCCGTGGTGAAGACGGTCGCGATGCCGGCGTCCTTCATCCGCTACCGCTTGGCGGCCTCGGTCATCAACTGGGCGGAATCCTTCGCGATTCATGAGGCGGATTTTTGCGAGCGCGGTGCCATGATGGGGCAGGCGCTGCGGGACAAGATGATGGCGGGCCTCAGCCTGCCGGCGGTGGATTATATCGCCGCGCTGCGCGACCGCCGTGTTTTGACCGAGGCCAATGCGGCGCTGATGGCGGAGGTTGATCTGTTGCTGCTGCCGGGTGCCTTCCATGTCGCGCCGCCGTTGGATGATCCGTCAAAGGTGGCGGCCTATACGGCGGATACGGCGATGACGCCCTTCAGCATTAGCGGCCATCCTGCCATCTCGCTCTGCAGCGGCTTCGATGCGGAGGGGCTGCCGACCAATATCCAGCTCGTCGGGCAATGGTTCGGGGAGGCGGCGTTGCTGCGCGCCGCTTTCGCTTACGAAACCGCGACGCCCTGGCGCACGGCGTTTCCGGTTTTGAAGGGATAGGCTGGGATGGCAGAAACCCAGACGACGCGGCTGATCCCGTCTTTGCCGCCGGGCTTATCGCCCGCGCAGGCGACCCGTTACGAGGAAATTGCGGCCATCGCCCGCGCGACCGCGGACCGGCTGCCGCGCGGGCTGGCGAAGACGCTGGAACCGGCGCATGTCTTTGTGCTGCACGGTGTGGCGCTCAGGTGAATTCCTGCGGCTCCCGCTTGCGCACAAGCTGCGAAAGCGCAACGGCCAGGACCAGAGCACCGCCGTAGAACAGGTTTTGCACGAAGGTCTGGATGCCGAGCATCGTCAGGCCCGTAATGCCGATGACGAGGAAATAGACCGCGATCAACGTGCCCCAGGCATTGAAGCGGCCGGGCGTGATACTCGTCGCCCCCAGGAAGGCGGCGGCGAAGGCGGGCAGCAGGAAGGTGGTGCCGGACAGGGGGTCCGCCGCGCCGATCGTTCCGGCATACAGGATTCCCGTCGCGGCGCTGATCACACCCGATGCGATGAGGCAAAGCAGGCGCACCCGATCGACCCGGATGCCAGAAAGCCTCGCAACCTCACGGCTGCGGCCGACGAACAGCAGGCGCCGTCCCGCCGTGGTATAGCCTAGGAAATACCAGATCGCGACGCAGAGGATGAGCGCGTAGTAGAAGGCCAACGGGATGCCGAACAGGCGCCGCACGACCACCCAGGACACCAGGCCATTATCGATACCGCTGATGGTGTTGGAATCACTGATCCAGAGCACCACGCCGCTGATGAAGGTGCCCGTGCCCAAGGTCACGATCAGCGAGGGGATGCGAAAATACAGGATGAATCCGGCATTGATCACGCCGACCACGGCCCCCGTGACGAGGGCAACGGCCATCGCCGCATAGATCGACCAGCCGAGCTGCGCATTCAGGACGGCAATGAGCATCGATGACAGTGTCAGCATCGAGGCGATCGAAAGATCGAAGTCCCCCGCTGTCAGTGGAATGATGAGGGCGAGACTCAAAACCACCAGAACGGCCTGCGAACCGAGCATGGTCGAGATATTCGCCCATGACAGAAAGGCATGCGGCACCAGCACACCGAAGAGCGCCGCCAGGGCGATGGTCGCCGCCAGCAGGGCGAAGGATTCCGCGACGCCCGCCAGGTTGAACGTGCGGGCGGCCGATCCGGCCGGGGAGACGTGGGTATCGGTACCCACCTGCTCGGGTATTTGGCTCATGCCGCGACCACCTCCGGAAGTCTGGAAAAGGCATTGGCGCCGACGCTGAGCAGGCAGCGTTCGGCAATGGCGTCTTTGCTGATTGCGGCGCCTTCAAGCGTTTCGACGATCTGGCCGCGCGCGAAGATGAGCACCCGGTCGCAGATCTGCGCGAGCTGCTCATAGTCCGTGCTGGCGACCATGATCGACGTGCCGTCCGCCGCCGCATGATCCAGGGCCGCAAAAAGCTGCTGACGCGCACCGACATCGACGCCTTGGGTCGGCTCGTCCAGCATGAGCAGCCGTGGCGAGGTCTGCAGCCATTTCGCCATCAGTACCTTCTGCGCGTTGCCGCCGCTGAGCGATGACAGCGCCTGCAGGGGTCGGTTCGGCCGCACGTCATACTGCCGGCCGAGCTGGGTCGCGCGGTCGGTCATTTCAGACCAGTCCAGACGGAACCAGCGCACGAAATCCTGCAACACCGGGAGGAGCATATTCTCGGCGATGGTGAGATTGCCGACCCCGGCAGCGCCGAGACGGTCGGAGGGTAGAAGCGCCAGCCTGGCCTGCAAGGCCGCCGGCGGCGACATCTTCGCGAGCGGCCGCGTCTCGCCGTCGATCAAGATGGTACCGGCCCGTGCCGGCTGCGCGCCATACAGCGTATAGGGCAATTCGTCGAAGCCGGAGCCGATCAGGCCGGTGAGGCCCAGGATCTCACCGCGTCGGATGTCGAAGGAAACGTCGCGCAGGATTTTGCCCGCGACATTGCGGGCCGAAACGGCGACAGGCACCTTCGCCAGATCCTTCACCGCCGTTCGATACAGGCTGACGCGGCGGCCTATGATGAGTTCCACGAACGCCTCCGCCGTCGCTCCGCGGGACGTGAGGGTGCCGGCCAGATTGCCATCCCGCAATACCGTGGCGCGATCGGTGATCTCCCGAATCTCGTCGATGTCATGGGAGACGAAAATGACAGCGGCGCCCTCCCGAACGATCGTGCGGACCAGATCGAAGAGCTTGTCGACGCCGACCTTCGGCAAGAAGGGTGTCGGCTCATCCAGGATCAGCACACCGCGACCCCGGCTAGAGGCGGTGCGGATATCCTCGAAAGCGCGAACGATGGCGACCAGGGCGCGTTCGACCTGGGGCAGATCGGCGATCCGGCTGGTGGGGTCGATGGTGAGCCCGAAGCGCGCGAAGGTTTCGCGGGCCTTCGCCTCCTCCCGCCGCCAGTCGATCCGCCAGCGGGATTGGCTTGCGATGTCGCCAATCAGCAGGTTTTCCAGCACGCTGAGCGTCGGCACCAGGCCCAGATGCTGATGAACGAAGGCGATGCCGAGCTTGCGGGCGGCCCCTGGCGCCATGGGTAAGGGAACGCTCTCACCATACATAATCAGCTCGGCGCCTGGCTCGGGGTCATGAAACCCGGCCAGTATCTTGATGAGGGTCGACTTGCCCGAACCGTTCTGGCCGAGGAGGCCATGGACCTCCCCAGGCATGACCTCAAGCGCCACGTCGTTCAGTACTGTCGAGGTGCCGAAGCGCTTCGACAGATGGGTGACAGCGAGTGCGGGCGCTTCACCGGGATAGCGGCGAGCGACCGCGCTCACTAATGCATCCCCCAGAGCGCCTCGTAGCCCGCCACGTGCTTGTCGCCGTAGCCCTGGTCGAAGTTCGCCGGAATGCCGGCATCCTTGGCGTTCGCGCCGCTGAAGATATAGAGCGGCACATAGAGCGTCTGTCCGATCGACGGCAGGCCGCACATATTCCGCATCTCACCGTCCAGGATGGAGCGGGCGATCCAGCCGAGGCTTTCGCCCACATCCATCTCCACATCGCCGCGACGCACCATGTCGATGATGAAGGGCGTGCCGTTGAAGGTGGCGATCTTCACGTCCTTACGATGGCCGGTGATGGTCAGGGCCGGGATCACGAACTGCGACATGCTGTCATAGAGCGGAACGATGTAGTTGATGGTCGGGTCTGCGATCAGCGACGACTGCACGGTCGTCTGGATCTTGGTCGACCAGTCGGCAACCGTTACCGTGACATAGCGATGCTTGCAGCCGGGTCCGCACACGGTGTCGAGCGTCTTGCCGAGCATGTCCGCATAGGGCTTGCTCGGTAGGATGTCGCTGGAACCGACGATCAGGACATTGGCCTTCCCGCCGGACTTCAGCGTGATCCAGTTGGCGATGATCTCGCCCACTTCGTGGAACGGGATCCGGAGCGTGACCGCAACGGCGGGATCGACCGGCTGCGTCGTGTCGGAGTAATGGGTCGCAAAGACCTTTACGCCGGCCTTGTTGGCGGCCGCCACCTGTGGGGCGAGCGCATTCGGGATGATGCCGCCCATCAGGTCGATGCCGGTGAACTTGTTGTCCGTGCCGAAGGCCATGCCTTGCACCCACTGGGTCGGCCGGCCCTGGTTCTTCCATTGCGAGAACTTGAAGCCGACTTGCTTGGCGACGGTGCCCATTGAGCTTTCGATGCCATCCACGAAGGGGATCGCGCTCGATGTCGGTATGGACAGCAGGCTTTTTCCGGCCATGCACTTGCGGGCGTCGAAGGGCGGCCCGGGCGGCGTGAATGCCGGCATCTGCGAATGCGCGTCGATGATCGCTTGCGCATGCGCAAGATCCGGTGTTGCGGCGTTCGCACGTTGACCCACGACGGTGAGAGCGAGACTGCCGATGACGGCTGCCGAAGCGAGAATGAACCTGCGCAACGTGACCTCCTCCATAGTGAGATGTGCCTGGAATAGGAAAGCGAGGCCGGGGAGCGAGAGCAGCGCCGCGGAAACCTTGGCATCTCCAGACTAGCAGAGTGAGTCTTGCAGCTTCCGTGCCAAGAGGCCCGCTCGTGAATCGAGCATAAGTACGGACAACCTTGGATTACTGGCGTACATTCCGGCAGGGCTGGAATGGTCTGCCCAGACGCTGAGCAGCGGTCGCGAAGGCGTGCCGAACGGCTTCCTTGGAGGACCTGTCCATGCGAAGAGAGCGGCTGACGGGTTGTAACAACAAGAACAGGAGCGGCTCGGAAATGGCCACGAAAGCGAGGGGTCCGTCGCGCGGAAGCGTCAAGGGCCTGCTTGCTATCGACCAGTCCGATCTACCGCCGCAATCGGACCCTCGGTCCGCCACGCCACGGTATCTTCAATTGGCCCACACCCTGCTCGGCGCGATCCAGGATAATACGCATAAGGTTGGAACCCTGCTTCCGACCGAAGTCGAACTTGCGGCCCAGTATGGCGTCAGCCGCCAGACCGTGCGTCAGGCGATTGGGCAACTTCGGCAGCAGGGGCTGCTGAGCGCGCGCAAGGGCGTTGGAACGCGCGTCGATTCCAAGCAGCCGCCGCGGCGCTTCAGCTATTCCGCTCTGTCCGAGACCGATCTGGTGGAAATCGTCGAGGGCACGGAAATGTCCTTCCAGTCGTCCAAGATGGTCGCCGTCAGGGGGGCGCTCGCGGCGCAGCTCGGATGTCGCGCAAATCACCGCTGGCTTCATCTGTCCAGCACGCGCCGGGTGGATGGCGAGAACCTGCCCCTGTCCTGGATCAACGTCTATATCGACGGTCGGATCGCGCCGCGTCTCAAAATCCCCAAACTTCTTCGTCCGGCCCTGTTTCGATTGGTGGAACAACAGTCGGGTGAGACCTTCATCGAGATCCTTCAGGAGATCAGGGCAACCGTTCTCACTCCCGCCATGGCCAAGCAGCTCGGCAGTGTGCCCGGCAGCACGGCGCTTGAGATCACGCGGCGTTATTTCAGCACGGGCCGCCGCCTCATCATGGTGTCGGTCAATACGCTGCCGTCCGATCGGTTTTTCTACTCCGTCGCCATTTCGCGCGACTGACGGCGGCCTGCCCAGGCATGCTTGCGAGCGTGGCAATCTTGGATTAAGTCCGTACATATGGACAGGCAGGTGGGGTCCGCGGTCACGCTTTCGTGCCGCTATCGATGGTGCCGGGGATGAGCGCACCGTCGGCATTGGCTCATGCGCTTGAGCGGCCACCCAGCCTTGCGGTGACGCTGTGCGTTTGCACCGCATCCCAGGTTCTCGCCACATCCACGGTGCTTGGGCTTGCGACGATCTCGCCGGTCGTCGCGGCGAAATTGTCGATCCACACCTACTGGATCGGCTACCAGGTCAGCCTGATATACTTCGCGGGTATCTTCGCCTCCGCCATCGCCGGCAGCCTTGTGAAACGCTGGGGCGCGGCACGGTTGAACCAGATCGCGCTGCTATGCGCCGCCGGCGGAATGCTTGGCCTCGCGACGGGACTTCTCCCGGTCATGATCGTCGGATCGGTTTTGATCGGCATCGGATACGCGTTCAACAACCCCTGCTCGTCGCATATGCTGCACAGACAGACGCCGGCGCGGCTGCGCAACATCATTTTTTCGGTCAAGCAGGCAGGCGTGCCGGCCGGCGGCGTGCTCGCGGCTCTGGTCGATCCCCAGCTCACGGCAGCCTTCGGCTTCAGGGCCGCCCTGGCATTGAGCGCCATCCCGTGCCTGCTGCTCGCCATGCTCTTCGGCGTCCTGCGAGAATGGTGGGATGATGACCGCAAGCCCGAGACGCCGATTGGCGGCCGGGCGATCTGGGCGGGCCAGGCTCTGATCTGGTCCAAGCCCGGCCTCCTCGCAATCTCATTTCTCGGTTTCTTCTACTCGGCCATCCAACTGTGCGTCTCGGCCTTCACCATCACGATGCTGGTCACCGACCTTGGTTGGACGGCCGTGCAAGCGGGCAGTGTCGCCGCGATCGTCCAGGTGTTCGGTGCAGGCGGACGGGTATTGTGGGGGATCGTCGCCGATGTGCTGCAGGCGGGGTTTCTGGTCCTGTGCATGCTGGGGTTGGTGACGGGCCTCTGCTGCATCTTGCTGCTCTGGAGCGGCATGATGCCGATCATGGTGGAGGTCGGCGTCCTCTGCGCATTGGGCGCCTGTGCCGTGGGCTGGAACGGCGTCATGCTGGCCGAAACCGCCCGTCTGAGTTCACTGAATGCCGCCAGCGGGTCCGGCACCATGACAGGCGATGTCATGGTCTACACCTTCATCGGTGTCGTGATCGGCCCTTCGGTTTTCGCACTCATCTATGCCCATCTCGGCAGCTATTCCGAGACGTTTGCGTGGTTCAGTATTCCGGCCGCCTTGGGCGCGATCCTCGCCATCTGGGCCTATAGGCGCGCCGCGACTTAAGAGAATCCGACAGTCCTACAAGGGCTTGCCGATGGCGGCAGGGAGTTTCGTGGAACGGCCGAGGCCGGCCAGCACGGCGATGGCGATGAGATAAGGCATCATCTGCACGACGTAGGAGCTGAGCGGGATGCCAAAGCTTTGTAGCCGAAACTCCAGCGCCTCAGCCGCACCGAAGACGAGGCATGCGGCGGCGGCCCCCCAGGGGTTCCAGCGGCCGACAATGAGGGAGGCGAGGGCAAGGTAGCCGCGACCGCCCGTCATGCCATCCGTGAAGGTGCCAACTTGCTGGAGCGAGAGCACAGCACCGCCGAGGCCGGCGATGGCGCCGCAGCAGATGACGGCGACCATCCGCAGGCGCAGGGGGTTGGCGCCGGCCACGAAGACCGCCTCCGGATTCTCGCCCGTCGCGCGCAGCATCAGGCCGGTCTGTGTGCGATACAGGAGGAACGACAAGGCGGCGCAGCCGGCGACGGCCAAATAGGTGAGCGGCGGCTGCGAGAAGAGCAAGGGACCGAGGACGGGAATGCGCGCAAGGCCGGGAATGGGCAAGGCGCCCAGCGGGGTGACATCAATGGCCACGCTGCCGGCCAGAACGTGCAGCAGGTAGGTGGTCAATCCAAGGGCGAGGATATTGGCAGTGAGGCCCGTCACCATATTGTCGGCACGACAGCGCACGGTGACGATGGCAACGGTCAGGCCCATTGCGCCGCCGCCTAGAACGGCGAGCAGCAGCCCCACGACGGCGCTTCCCGCAGCCCAGGCGCCCATGACGGCCGCGAAGGCGCCCATCAGCATCATGCCTTCGAGACCGACGGCGAAGACCCCGGCCCGTTCGGACAAAATGCCGCCCAAGGCCGCGAAGACCAGCGGCGTCGCGATGCGGATCGCGGCGGCGAGGAAATCGATCATGCGCGGCGCACCGTGGCGGTCAGGATGAACAGCATCGTGATGCCCTCAATGACGACGACCAGGGCAGAGGGCACGCCGATCTGCCGTTGCATGGCCAGCGCGCCCGTTTCCAACAGCCCGACAAAGAGGGCGGCGGGAATGACAGCGGCGGGTTCCAGCGCGCCGAGCAGCGCCACGGTGACCGCCTTGAAGCCAAAGCCGGTGGAGAAGCCTTCGATCAGGCGGTGATGCAGGCCGAGCACTTCCACCCCGCCGCCAAGGCCGGCCAGGGCGCCTGCGGTGAGCATGACTCCCCAGGTCACCCCAGCCACGGAAAAACCGGCATAGGCGGCGGCGGGGCGCGAGCGGCCGGTGACCCGGACCGCGAAGCCGAAGGGCGTCTTCCAGAGCAGGACGGAGAGGGTGATGGCGGCGATGACGCCGATCAGGATGCCGGAGTGGAAATAGAACCCCGGCACGCGCCAAAGCCAAACGGCGCGCGGCATCGGCGGCGATTGCAGGAAGCCTGCGCCCCGCTGGCCGAGCGGACCGGACAGGAGGAGCTGCACGAGGAGGAGGGCCACGAAGTTAAGGAGCAGCGTGACCAGCACCTCATTCACGCGGCGGCCGAGATTGATGGCGGTGGCGATGCCGGACCAGAGGGCGCCGCACAGGGCTGCGCCGATCAGGGCGGCAATGGCGGTGATGGCCGTCGGGGGTCCCGGCCATGCCAGAACCGTCGCCGTGGCGCCGATGCCGCCCAGCGCGATCTGGCCGTCCGCGCCGATATTGATGACGCCCGCGCGGAAGCAGAGGGCAACCCCGGCCCCGGCCAGAAGATAGGGCGAGGTGCGGTTCAGCACGACACCGATCTGGTACGGCGATCCAAGTGCGCCCATGACCATGGCCTGGAATGCGGTGAGCGGGTTGTGGCCGGCCACGGCGACCAGCAGGGCGGCGCAAACCATGGACAGGCCGATCGCGGCGAGGATGCGCAGGAAAATTCCGTCCGTCCGCAGGCGGAGGCCGTAGCGCGACGCGCGCGGCGAGACGGCGCTGTCGCTCATGCCGCGCGCCCCGACATCCAGAGGCCGAGTTGCGCCATGTCGATCGCCGTGCGGGGCATGATGCCGGCGACGGTGCCGCCGGCGAGGACGGCGATGCGGTCGCTGATCGACAGCACCTCCTCCAGTTCCGAGGAGATGTAGAGGACGGCGGCGCCCGCGTCGCGAAGCGCGATCATGCGCTCCAACACGAAATGCGTGGCGCCAGGATCCAGCCCCCAGGTCGGCTGGTGGGCGATCAGCACGGCGGGATTTCTATCCAGTTCACGGGCGATGACGATCTTCTGCTGATTGCCGCCGGAAAGCCGCCCCGCGATGGTCGCGGGCGAGGGCGCGCGGATGTCGAAGCGCTGCATGAGGGTCCGCGCTTGGGCGACGGCGGCGCGACCGGCGAGGAAGCCGTGGCGGGCATAGGGCGGAGCTTTGCTGTCCCGCAGACGCAAATTGTCGGTGATGGTCATGCTGCGCACCAGCGCCGTGCTCGCACGATCGGCGGGCATATAGGCGAGGCCGGCCCGCATGCGCGCGGCGACGGAGGCGCGCGTCATGTCGCGACCGTCGAGGCTTATGGAGCCTGCGGCGGCGCGGCGCATGCCGGCCAAGGTCTCGGCGAGTTCGAGTTGGCCGTTGCCGTCGACGCCGGCGATGCCCAGGATTTCGCCGCCGCGGATGGCGAGATCCACCGGGCCGAGCGCCGCACCGCGCAGCGCCGTGATGGCGAGCCGTGTGCGACCGGGCGGCGAAGGGGCCAGGAGCTGCGGCGCGGAGACATCACG
This window encodes:
- a CDS encoding amidohydrolase family protein, with protein sequence MFDLVISNGQAVLPSGTATVDIAVTGGIISAIGAPGTLAAAGAKRVVDATGQIVVPGGIDPHIHSGLTLPGPGGTTMTSELPAVVSKACLFGGTTMMCDFIFWRNGESLAAAADARRTLFDDLCFADYTLHIAVESPMSKEILAEIPAMVQAGYPTIKMFTTDITPGRMAHLTNFGEIWEVLKILAKEGGMALIHAEDNDLVMHMYEKLISEDKTGFEYLAEAHTVLSEALSFNRVIGLAESVPGAAMYMVHTSARTGVDAIAKSRARGFPIYGETLHQYVLFNAEDYKRPNGQIYHTYPSLKYPEDQKALWAGMESGALQCVATDELCCPLDVKLVGNRIDDTTGGNSGVEPRVALMYTEMVTKRGFSLEHFVDLISTNAAKLMGLYPRKGVLAVGSDADIVLLDPKLAHKIDGSALHSVDYSPWDGWDVSIWPSMTVLRGKVMVEGGQFNGELTDGEFVPRAIAPEILQGPAV
- a CDS encoding amidase, whose amino-acid sequence is MTDLLGLTLREASEAVRQRSVSPVALVDAYLARITAIDSQITSYILVMAEEARTAIFAIGSDTGGSVRLPAAACGLQGLKPTFGLVSRYGMLPNCWAFDTVGPLCWNVWDCAAILQAIAGPDPLDPVSAGQADDYMTHLADGVAGMTIGLIADGDCDGVHPDAAILANLVQAAEVFVAAGAVVKTVAMPASFIRYRLAASVINWAESFAIHEADFCERGAMMGQALRDKMMAGLSLPAVDYIAALRDRRVLTEANAALMAEVDLLLLPGAFHVAPPLDDPSKVAAYTADTAMTPFSISGHPAISLCSGFDAEGLPTNIQLVGQWFGEAALLRAAFAYETATPWRTAFPVLKG
- a CDS encoding ABC transporter permease, with the protein product MSQIPEQVGTDTHVSPAGSAARTFNLAGVAESFALLAATIALAALFGVLVPHAFLSWANISTMLGSQAVLVVLSLALIIPLTAGDFDLSIASMLTLSSMLIAVLNAQLGWSIYAAMAVALVTGAVVGVINAGFILYFRIPSLIVTLGTGTFISGVVLWISDSNTISGIDNGLVSWVVVRRLFGIPLAFYYALILCVAIWYFLGYTTAGRRLLFVGRSREVARLSGIRVDRVRLLCLIASGVISAATGILYAGTIGAADPLSGTTFLLPAFAAAFLGATSITPGRFNAWGTLIAVYFLVIGITGLTMLGIQTFVQNLFYGGALVLAVALSQLVRKREPQEFT
- a CDS encoding sugar ABC transporter ATP-binding protein, with translation MSAVARRYPGEAPALAVTHLSKRFGTSTVLNDVALEVMPGEVHGLLGQNGSGKSTLIKILAGFHDPEPGAELIMYGESVPLPMAPGAARKLGIAFVHQHLGLVPTLSVLENLLIGDIASQSRWRIDWRREEAKARETFARFGLTIDPTSRIADLPQVERALVAIVRAFEDIRTASSRGRGVLILDEPTPFLPKVGVDKLFDLVRTIVREGAAVIFVSHDIDEIREITDRATVLRDGNLAGTLTSRGATAEAFVELIIGRRVSLYRTAVKDLAKVPVAVSARNVAGKILRDVSFDIRRGEILGLTGLIGSGFDELPYTLYGAQPARAGTILIDGETRPLAKMSPPAALQARLALLPSDRLGAAGVGNLTIAENMLLPVLQDFVRWFRLDWSEMTDRATQLGRQYDVRPNRPLQALSSLSGGNAQKVLMAKWLQTSPRLLMLDEPTQGVDVGARQQLFAALDHAAADGTSIMVASTDYEQLAQICDRVLIFARGQIVETLEGAAISKDAIAERCLLSVGANAFSRLPEVVAA
- a CDS encoding sugar ABC transporter substrate-binding protein, which codes for MRRFILASAAVIGSLALTVVGQRANAATPDLAHAQAIIDAHSQMPAFTPPGPPFDARKCMAGKSLLSIPTSSAIPFVDGIESSMGTVAKQVGFKFSQWKNQGRPTQWVQGMAFGTDNKFTGIDLMGGIIPNALAPQVAAANKAGVKVFATHYSDTTQPVDPAVAVTLRIPFHEVGEIIANWITLKSGGKANVLIVGSSDILPSKPYADMLGKTLDTVCGPGCKHRYVTVTVADWSTKIQTTVQSSLIADPTINYIVPLYDSMSQFVIPALTITGHRKDVKIATFNGTPFIIDMVRRGDVEMDVGESLGWIARSILDGEMRNMCGLPSIGQTLYVPLYIFSGANAKDAGIPANFDQGYGDKHVAGYEALWGMH
- a CDS encoding GntR family transcriptional regulator; its protein translation is MATKARGPSRGSVKGLLAIDQSDLPPQSDPRSATPRYLQLAHTLLGAIQDNTHKVGTLLPTEVELAAQYGVSRQTVRQAIGQLRQQGLLSARKGVGTRVDSKQPPRRFSYSALSETDLVEIVEGTEMSFQSSKMVAVRGALAAQLGCRANHRWLHLSSTRRVDGENLPLSWINVYIDGRIAPRLKIPKLLRPALFRLVEQQSGETFIEILQEIRATVLTPAMAKQLGSVPGSTALEITRRYFSTGRRLIMVSVNTLPSDRFFYSVAISRD
- a CDS encoding MFS transporter — translated: MSAPSALAHALERPPSLAVTLCVCTASQVLATSTVLGLATISPVVAAKLSIHTYWIGYQVSLIYFAGIFASAIAGSLVKRWGAARLNQIALLCAAGGMLGLATGLLPVMIVGSVLIGIGYAFNNPCSSHMLHRQTPARLRNIIFSVKQAGVPAGGVLAALVDPQLTAAFGFRAALALSAIPCLLLAMLFGVLREWWDDDRKPETPIGGRAIWAGQALIWSKPGLLAISFLGFFYSAIQLCVSAFTITMLVTDLGWTAVQAGSVAAIVQVFGAGGRVLWGIVADVLQAGFLVLCMLGLVTGLCCILLLWSGMMPIMVEVGVLCALGACAVGWNGVMLAETARLSSLNAASGSGTMTGDVMVYTFIGVVIGPSVFALIYAHLGSYSETFAWFSIPAALGAILAIWAYRRAAT
- a CDS encoding ABC transporter permease; translated protein: MIDFLAAAIRIATPLVFAALGGILSERAGVFAVGLEGMMLMGAFAAVMGAWAAGSAVVGLLLAVLGGGAMGLTVAIVTVRCRADNMVTGLTANILALGLTTYLLHVLAGSVAIDVTPLGALPIPGLARIPVLGPLLFSQPPLTYLAVAGCAALSFLLYRTQTGLMLRATGENPEAVFVAGANPLRLRMVAVICCGAIAGLGGAVLSLQQVGTFTDGMTGGRGYLALASLIVGRWNPWGAAAACLVFGAAEALEFRLQSFGIPLSSYVVQMMPYLIAIAVLAGLGRSTKLPAAIGKPL
- a CDS encoding ABC transporter permease, yielding MSDSAVSPRASRYGLRLRTDGIFLRILAAIGLSMVCAALLVAVAGHNPLTAFQAMVMGALGSPYQIGVVLNRTSPYLLAGAGVALCFRAGVINIGADGQIALGGIGATATVLAWPGPPTAITAIAALIGAALCGALWSGIATAINLGRRVNEVLVTLLLNFVALLLVQLLLSGPLGQRGAGFLQSPPMPRAVWLWRVPGFYFHSGILIGVIAAITLSVLLWKTPFGFAVRVTGRSRPAAAYAGFSVAGVTWGVMLTAGALAGLGGGVEVLGLHHRLIEGFSTGFGFKAVTVALLGALEPAAVIPAALFVGLLETGALAMQRQIGVPSALVVVIEGITMLFILTATVRRA
- a CDS encoding ABC transporter ATP-binding protein — its product is MTALLEMRGIVRCYGTVRANDGIDLDVHAGEIVGLLGENGSGKSTLMKVLFGMTPPDGGGIVFRGSELSGHRPREAMAAGMAMIHQHFMLIEAMTVVENVMLGWEEAGWRLDRSAMAERIRDASRRFGLSLDPFARVADLPLGRRQRIEILKAVLRRAELLILDEPTSNLAPSEVGELLGILRSLRREGKGIVFITHKLPEVLEVCDTVVVLRAGRVSGRAPVAGANRAQLAEMMVGRDVSAPQLLAPSPPGRTRLAITALRGAALGPVDLAIRGGEILGIAGVDGNGQLELAETLAGMRRAAAGSISLDGRDMTRASVAARMRAGLAYMPADRASTALVRSMTITDNLRLRDSKAPPYARHGFLAGRAAVAQARTLMQRFDIRAPSPATIAGRLSGGNQQKIVIARELDRNPAVLIAHQPTWGLDPGATHFVLERMIALRDAGAAVLYISSELEEVLSISDRIAVLAGGTVAGIMPRTAIDMAQLGLWMSGRAA